The following are from one region of the Planctomycetota bacterium genome:
- a CDS encoding phosphomannomutase/phosphoglucomutase codes for MLGRVFKAYDIRGTYPDLLNDTMAWQIGYGASKYLLADAAAAGDSTPMMHNIVVGRDMRASSPSLAKQVIQGIRDQGGDVIDIGLCDTSMIYFAINHLDCAGGVMVTASHNPPNYNGFKISKRKAKPVGEATGLAEIRKHAAMVDKSSLVKQSGRVEERDLWPAYTRHVRSFLDLPAGKKLKIVIDASNGMAGTMIPKVFGKDGPMGAVPGLEIIPLHFDNTKNQFVHEPNPLVAANMKWTQDAVLAHHADAGFCYDGDADRCMAVDEKGRIVGCDHLTALLAKHFLAQAPGSAIAYDLRSTKAVEEDVLKAGGRPVRGRVGHVFMKQALAEHGCVFGGELSGHFYFARNFNADSGAIAMCSLLTVLARSGKHLSELVKPIARYAQSGEINFQVEDKDAVLAELREDYGPGTEADGVIDDLDGVTIDCFKNHGWWANIRKSNTEPLLRLNLEARDKSTLDRMVDAISPRLGRRVDH; via the coding sequence ATGCTCGGACGCGTCTTCAAGGCCTACGACATCCGCGGCACGTACCCGGATCTGCTGAACGACACGATGGCGTGGCAGATCGGGTACGGGGCGAGCAAGTACCTGCTGGCCGACGCCGCCGCGGCGGGCGATTCGACGCCGATGATGCACAACATCGTGGTAGGCCGCGACATGCGCGCGAGCAGCCCGAGCCTGGCGAAGCAGGTGATCCAGGGGATCCGCGACCAGGGGGGCGACGTCATCGACATCGGGCTGTGCGACACGTCGATGATCTACTTCGCCATCAACCACCTGGACTGTGCGGGCGGGGTGATGGTGACCGCGAGCCACAACCCGCCGAACTACAACGGGTTCAAGATCAGCAAGCGCAAGGCCAAGCCGGTGGGCGAGGCGACGGGCCTGGCGGAGATCCGCAAGCACGCCGCGATGGTGGACAAGTCGTCGCTGGTGAAGCAGAGCGGGCGCGTGGAGGAGCGCGACCTGTGGCCCGCGTACACGCGCCACGTGCGGAGCTTCCTCGACCTGCCCGCGGGCAAGAAGCTCAAGATCGTGATCGACGCGAGCAACGGCATGGCGGGGACGATGATCCCCAAGGTCTTCGGGAAGGACGGCCCGATGGGCGCGGTGCCGGGGCTCGAGATCATCCCGCTGCACTTCGACAACACGAAGAACCAGTTCGTGCACGAGCCCAACCCGCTCGTCGCCGCCAACATGAAGTGGACGCAGGACGCGGTGCTGGCGCACCACGCCGACGCGGGCTTCTGCTACGACGGCGACGCCGACCGCTGCATGGCGGTGGACGAGAAGGGGCGCATCGTGGGGTGCGATCACCTGACGGCGTTGCTCGCGAAGCACTTCCTGGCGCAGGCGCCCGGGTCGGCGATCGCGTACGACCTGCGTTCGACCAAGGCGGTGGAGGAGGACGTGCTCAAGGCCGGGGGCAGGCCCGTGCGCGGGCGGGTGGGGCACGTGTTCATGAAGCAGGCGCTCGCCGAGCACGGGTGCGTGTTCGGGGGCGAACTCTCCGGGCACTTCTACTTTGCGCGGAACTTCAACGCCGACAGCGGCGCGATCGCGATGTGCTCGCTGCTCACGGTCCTGGCGCGCAGCGGGAAGCACCTGAGCGAGCTCGTCAAGCCCATCGCCCGCTACGCGCAGAGCGGGGAGATCAACTTCCAGGTCGAGGACAAGGACGCGGTGCTTGCCGAGCTGCGCGAGGACTACGGCCCGGGCACCGAGGCCGATGGCGTCATCGACGACCTCGACGGGGTCACGATCGACTGCTTCAAGAACCACGGCTGGTGGGCGAACATCCGCAAGAGCAACACCGAGCCCCTGCTCCGCCTCAACCTCGAGGCCCGCGACAAGTCGACCCTCGATCGGATGGTCGACGCGATCTCCCCGCGCCTGGGGCGCCGGGTCGATCA
- a CDS encoding helicase C-terminal domain-containing protein, translated as MTQDAVQILSSRGPIAAHLGASFEARPEQGHMARGVAEAMDTRSHLLVEAGTGVGKSYAYLVPAILRCMERNEKVVIATNTIALQEQLVEKDVPLLTALLCPPPASLDDPPAVRPVLVKGRGNYVSVRRLKLASQRQDRLFADAAARRSLHVIEDWAMQTRDGTLSTLPALERPGVWDKVQSDSGNCMGRKCPTYAQCFYQAARAQIEHANLFITNHALFFADLNLRAQDAGILPAYDHVVLDEGHGVEDAASDHFGVSLGEGRVQHLLTTLFQGRSNKGYLTHLTLAMGEADRVGGAVRSVEQAAGAARAFFDDLRHLIGADGREARSWIERSPAGARGADEPRSARLRGPGCVPNVLTPAMRELSLRLKGLRESVKADEDRYELNAYAIRAEQIALDAEVLVSQQMPGNAYWVEVAGGGEGPRGERVTLACAPIEVGPILRDRLFRAGCSVVVTSATLATRGVRDDEPTETAETAFAHAITRLGCEGARCLQLGSPFDFASQMEVHLGAPRAGEHARGLSPLSAAILHHVRATRGGAFVLFTSFASLNRCASELAGILANDGYPLVAQGRDGSRTAILQRFRESERGVLFGAASFWQGVDVRGQALRNVIITKLPFDPPDRPITQARGELIQSRGGNPFMEDALPRAVIKFKQGVGRLIRSASDHGRVVILDDRVRTARYGRLFLNALPAGVRISPADDEFAPDGGDPGA; from the coding sequence GTGACGCAGGACGCCGTGCAGATCCTCTCGTCGCGGGGGCCCATCGCCGCCCACCTTGGCGCGTCGTTCGAGGCCCGGCCCGAGCAGGGGCACATGGCCCGGGGCGTGGCGGAGGCGATGGATACGCGCTCGCACCTGCTCGTCGAGGCGGGCACCGGCGTGGGCAAGAGCTACGCCTACCTCGTGCCCGCGATCCTCCGGTGCATGGAGCGCAACGAGAAGGTCGTCATCGCGACCAACACGATCGCCCTCCAGGAGCAGCTCGTCGAGAAGGACGTGCCGCTGCTCACCGCCCTGCTCTGCCCGCCCCCCGCAAGCCTCGACGACCCGCCCGCCGTCCGCCCGGTGCTCGTCAAGGGGCGGGGGAACTACGTCAGCGTCCGGCGGCTCAAGCTCGCGTCGCAGCGTCAGGACCGGCTCTTCGCCGACGCCGCCGCCCGGCGCTCGCTGCACGTCATCGAGGACTGGGCGATGCAGACCCGCGACGGGACGCTCAGCACGCTGCCCGCGCTCGAGCGCCCGGGCGTGTGGGACAAGGTCCAGTCCGATTCGGGCAACTGCATGGGGCGAAAGTGCCCGACGTACGCGCAGTGCTTCTATCAGGCGGCCCGGGCGCAGATCGAGCACGCCAACCTCTTCATCACCAACCACGCGCTGTTCTTCGCCGACCTCAACCTCCGCGCCCAGGACGCGGGCATCCTGCCCGCGTACGACCACGTCGTGCTCGACGAGGGGCACGGCGTGGAAGACGCCGCGAGCGACCACTTCGGGGTCAGCCTCGGCGAGGGACGCGTGCAGCACCTGCTCACGACGCTCTTCCAGGGGCGGTCGAACAAGGGGTACCTCACGCACCTGACGCTGGCGATGGGCGAGGCCGACCGCGTGGGCGGGGCGGTGCGGAGCGTCGAGCAGGCGGCAGGGGCCGCCCGCGCGTTCTTTGACGACCTGCGCCACCTGATCGGCGCGGACGGTCGCGAGGCGCGCTCGTGGATCGAGCGCTCGCCCGCTGGCGCCCGGGGGGCCGACGAGCCCCGCTCGGCGCGCCTGCGCGGGCCCGGGTGCGTGCCGAACGTGCTGACGCCGGCGATGCGCGAGCTCTCGCTGCGTCTCAAGGGCCTGCGCGAGAGCGTGAAGGCCGACGAGGATCGCTACGAACTGAACGCGTACGCCATCCGCGCCGAGCAGATCGCGCTGGACGCCGAGGTCCTCGTGTCGCAGCAGATGCCCGGCAACGCGTACTGGGTCGAGGTCGCGGGCGGGGGAGAGGGGCCGCGGGGCGAGCGCGTGACCCTGGCGTGCGCGCCCATCGAGGTCGGCCCGATCCTGCGCGACCGGCTGTTCCGAGCGGGCTGTTCGGTGGTCGTCACCAGCGCGACGCTCGCGACCCGGGGTGTGCGCGACGACGAGCCGACCGAGACCGCCGAGACCGCGTTCGCGCACGCCATCACGCGCCTGGGCTGCGAGGGCGCCCGCTGCCTGCAACTGGGCAGCCCGTTCGACTTCGCCAGCCAGATGGAGGTGCACCTGGGGGCGCCGCGCGCGGGCGAGCACGCGCGGGGCCTCTCGCCGCTTTCCGCGGCCATTCTGCACCACGTGCGCGCGACCCGCGGCGGCGCGTTCGTGCTGTTCACCTCGTTCGCCTCCCTCAACCGCTGCGCGAGCGAACTCGCCGGGATTCTCGCCAACGACGGCTACCCGCTCGTGGCCCAGGGGCGCGACGGCTCGCGCACCGCGATCCTCCAGCGATTCAGGGAGAGCGAGCGGGGCGTGCTCTTCGGGGCGGCGTCGTTCTGGCAGGGCGTCGACGTGCGAGGCCAGGCCCTCCGCAACGTCATCATCACCAAGCTGCCCTTCGACCCGCCCGATCGCCCCATCACGCAGGCCCGGGGCGAGCTCATCCAGTCGCGCGGCGGCAACCCGTTCATGGAAGACGCGCTGCCCCGGGCCGTCATCAAGTTCAAGCAGGGCGTCGGACGACTCATCCGCAGCGCGAGCGACCACGGGCGCGTCGTGATCCTGGACGATCGGGTGCGCACCGCGCGGTACGGGCGGCTGTTCCTGAACGCGCTCCCCGCGGGCGTGCGGATCTCGCCCGCGGACGACGAGTTCGCCCCGGACGGGGGCGATCCCGGAGCCTGA